CATCTTCGCACAGCAGCCGCCCTCTCGGGCGCCCTGCGAGGTCCAGGGAGTGACAGGCTGGAGAGAGGGGCGGATGGGGTGGcaaggggtgggggtgtggagagAGCGCGCCTAGAGGAGGAAATCAGGCAGCACAATGTAtatgcggggtggggggggggcgttGATTTAGTGTGAAAGTATTCCACTTAATCACTTTACAGGGGTTGGGGACGTAAATATTTAGCTGGCCACATCTGGAACAGattccccccccgccccccgtgttGGGTGGGGGTGGATAATTGGAAGGACGGGGAGCACGCATTTGTGACTTACTGTACGGGCAGTTCTCCTTCTTGGTACCGCTGACCTTCCCGTTCTTCTCAATCTTGAGAAAGTACTTGGTGAAAGAGAATAGCTTTCTCCAGCGGACATCTCCTTGGAGGTGATTGTAGCTCCGCACATGCCTCCCCGCactggaaggagaggagaaggaggaggaagaagagttgGTGGCTTCTGGTGACACCATGTCCTGACCAAGGGCTTGGCAGGTGACAGGGACGGAAGACACCAAGAACAGCaacaagaagcagcagcagcagcagccgggcAGGTGGGGAAAGGCTGAGGCACAATGTGTCAGTATCCATTTCCACATTGTACTGAAACTCTCGGCACTGGAAATTGTCTCATCAGAAGGAACATACTGGAAGGGTAAGACCTGGTGCAAGGCAAGGAAACAGCTGGAGGTGGTTGCT
This portion of the Eulemur rufifrons isolate Redbay chromosome 17, OSU_ERuf_1, whole genome shotgun sequence genome encodes:
- the FGF10 gene encoding fibroblast growth factor 10; protein product: MWKWILTHCASAFPHLPGCCCCCFLLLFLVSSVPVTCQALGQDMVSPEATNSSSSSFSSPSSAGRHVRSYNHLQGDVRWRKLFSFTKYFLKIEKNGKVSGTKKENCPYSILEITSVEIGVVAVKAINSNYYLAMNKKGKLYGSKEFNNDCKLKERIEENGYNTYASFNWQHNGRQMYVALNGKGAPRRGQKTRRKNTSAHFLPMVVHS